A DNA window from Salvelinus sp. IW2-2015 linkage group LG4q.1:29, ASM291031v2, whole genome shotgun sequence contains the following coding sequences:
- the LOC111961343 gene encoding enolase-phosphatase E1 isoform X1: MATVSIPANTTALLLDIEGTTTPITFVKDILFPYIKDHLEEHLSAHWEEDECKQDVHLLKKQVEEDLRLNRACAQHALDQSGHTDEEKAIREVVDNVLWQMASDRKTTALKQLQGHMWRAAYAAGRIKGEVYQDVVPSIRRWRRQGLKVYIYSSGSVEAQKLLFGYSVEGDVLDLFDGHFDTNMGAKVESKSYERIAERMGCLSEEIMFLTDITREAKAAEDAGVNVAVVVRPGNMELTEEERSHYNLITTFSQLEVTGSV; encoded by the exons ATGGCTACGGTTTCAATCCCTGCTAATACTACCGCACTTTTGCTGGATATTGAAGGAACCACGACACCAATAACGTTTGTAAAG GACATTTTATTCCCATACATCAAAGATCATCTTGAAGAGCATCTGTCTGCGCATTGGGAAGAAGATGAATGCAAACAAGATGTGCATCTCCTGAAGAAACAG GTTGAGGAGGACCTGCGTCTGAACAGAGCATGTGCGCAGCACGCCCTGGACCAGTCTGGGCACACGGACGAGGAGAAAGCCATCAGGGAGGTGGTGGACAACGTGCTGTGGCAGATGGCTTCGGACAGGAAGACCACGGCCCTGAAACAGCTGCAGGGACACATGTGGAGGGCGGCCTACGCTGCTGGGAGAATCAAAGGCGA GGTGTACCAGGACGTGGTTCCATCCATCAGGAGGTGGAGACGGCAGGGCCTGAAGGTCTATATCTACTCCTCTGGCAGCGTGGAAGCCCAGAAACTACTGTTTGGATACTCTGTAGAGGGAGACGTCCTAGAT CTATTTGATGGCCACTTCGACACCAACATGGGCGCTAAAGTAGAAAGTAAGAGCTATGAGAGAATTGCAGAGAGAATGGGCTGCCTGTCTGAGGAAATCATGTTCCTGACAGATATCACACGGG AGGCCAAGGCAGCGGAGGATGCGGGTGTGAACGTGGCGGTGGTGGTGCGGCCGGGGAACATGGAGCTGACGGAGGAGGAGAGGTCACACTATAACCTCATTACAACTTTCAGCCAACTAGAAGTGACGGGCAGCGTTTAA
- the LOC111961343 gene encoding enolase-phosphatase E1 isoform X2, with protein sequence MPCSLPAMCDAQRLSWSGDTRPAMKSPLAGTNKDILFPYIKDHLEEHLSAHWEEDECKQDVHLLKKQVEEDLRLNRACAQHALDQSGHTDEEKAIREVVDNVLWQMASDRKTTALKQLQGHMWRAAYAAGRIKGEVYQDVVPSIRRWRRQGLKVYIYSSGSVEAQKLLFGYSVEGDVLDLFDGHFDTNMGAKVESKSYERIAERMGCLSEEIMFLTDITREAKAAEDAGVNVAVVVRPGNMELTEEERSHYNLITTFSQLEVTGSV encoded by the exons ATGCCGTGCTCTCTGCCCGCTATGTGCGACGCCCAGAGATTGTCGTGGTCAGGCGACACACGGCCTGCAATGAAGTCCCCGCTGGCAGGTACAAACAAG GACATTTTATTCCCATACATCAAAGATCATCTTGAAGAGCATCTGTCTGCGCATTGGGAAGAAGATGAATGCAAACAAGATGTGCATCTCCTGAAGAAACAG GTTGAGGAGGACCTGCGTCTGAACAGAGCATGTGCGCAGCACGCCCTGGACCAGTCTGGGCACACGGACGAGGAGAAAGCCATCAGGGAGGTGGTGGACAACGTGCTGTGGCAGATGGCTTCGGACAGGAAGACCACGGCCCTGAAACAGCTGCAGGGACACATGTGGAGGGCGGCCTACGCTGCTGGGAGAATCAAAGGCGA GGTGTACCAGGACGTGGTTCCATCCATCAGGAGGTGGAGACGGCAGGGCCTGAAGGTCTATATCTACTCCTCTGGCAGCGTGGAAGCCCAGAAACTACTGTTTGGATACTCTGTAGAGGGAGACGTCCTAGAT CTATTTGATGGCCACTTCGACACCAACATGGGCGCTAAAGTAGAAAGTAAGAGCTATGAGAGAATTGCAGAGAGAATGGGCTGCCTGTCTGAGGAAATCATGTTCCTGACAGATATCACACGGG AGGCCAAGGCAGCGGAGGATGCGGGTGTGAACGTGGCGGTGGTGGTGCGGCCGGGGAACATGGAGCTGACGGAGGAGGAGAGGTCACACTATAACCTCATTACAACTTTCAGCCAACTAGAAGTGACGGGCAGCGTTTAA
- the LOC111961344 gene encoding heterogeneous nuclear ribonucleoprotein D-like: METECQVDFSTDEFPEGSKINASKNQQDDGKMFIGGLSWDTSKSDLMDYLSKFGEVLDCTIKTDLMTGRSRGFGFVLFKDAESVDRVLELKEHKLDGKLIDPKRAKAMKGKEPPKKVFVGGLSPDTPEEEIREYFGAFGDIDSVELPMDTKTNERRGFCFVTYCEEIPVQKLLECRYHQVGGGKCEIKVAQPKEVYRQQQQHRGERGGYGGGEGYRGRGRGGQSSYNQGYNGYYGQNYGSYGNGYNQGYNGYTGYDYSGYNYNSYGYGQGYDDYNGQQSSYGKASREVTTHQNNYQPY, encoded by the exons ATGGAAACCGAATGCCAAGTTGACTTCAGCACAGACGAGTTTCCAGAGGGCTCCAAGATAAACGCAAGCAAAAACCAGCAGGATGACGG CAAGATGTTCATCGGAGGGCTCAGTTGGGACACCAGCAAATCGGACCTCATGGATTACCTGTCGAAGTTTGGAGAGGTTCTAGACTGCACCATCAAAACAGACCTGATGACGGGCCGGTCCCGGGGCTTCGGCTTTGTCCTCTTCAAAGACGCAGAGAGCGTAGACAGG GTTTTGGAGCTGAAGGAGCACAAGCTGGACGGGAAGCTGATCGACCCAAAGAGGGCCAAAGCCATGAAGGGGAAAGAGCCGCCCAAGAAGGTGTTTGTCGGAGGCCTCAGCCCAGACACCCCGGAGGAGGAGATCAGGGAATACTTTGGCGCTTTTGGAGAT ATTGACAGCGTCGAGCTTCCCATGGACACCAAAACCAATGAGCGGCGCGGTTTCTGCTTCGTGACCTACTGTGAGGAGATCCCTGTCCAGAAGTTGTTGGAGTGCAGATACCACCAAGTCGGGGGCGGAAAG TGTGAAATCAAAGTGGCCCAACCCAAAGAAGTGTACAGACAGCAGCaacaacacagaggagagagggggggctaCGGTGGAGGCGAAGGATACAGGGGCCGGGGACGAGGAG GTCAGAGTAGCTACAACCAGGGTTACAACGGCTACTACGGCCAGAACTATGGTAGCTACGGCAACGGATACAACCAGGGATACAATGGCTACACAGGCTATGACTACTCTGGCTACAACTATAATAGTTATGGTTATGGACAGGGATACGACGACTACAATG GCCAGCAGAGCAGCTATGGGAAGGCCTCTCGAGAGGTCACAACCCACCAGAACAACTACCAGCCTTACTGA